The DNA region aagttttcacaaatttttaaacattttactacttttatttttgcaacttcaGTCACATAGGGCAATGTTTACAAACGTTTTACATTGGTACTTTTTGTTTACaactttctcaaaaaattatcttgaattttgaaataacatggttaggctggtacaaaaagttttaaaagtttttgtcatcaaaaaaaaaaaaaaaatttccaataaacttcaaaatttcaatgaaaattcaagtgcaaccaactaaaatcaaatcaaaattcattctcctgcgtttaaaatcatttttagcatgtttgggtttattaaaaaatcttatgattttttgaatattttcgatgcaaaatctattttttcgatacagtttttgtttttgtcagatcttagattttttgaaaactaatgattgcaaaacaactgaactagtgtaaaatgcattttaaaacacttttttcatttaaatgtgaagactatggcttgttattaaaatttttatatttttttattttttttgccccccttttgaccccggccagggccgagggacaaaaacttttttaaatatttgcatcggccttattcacgaatcgattttgtttttgtttttgtttttgtttttgtttttgtttttgtttttgtttttgtttttgtttttgtttttgtttttgtttttgtttttgtttttgtttttgtttttgtttttgtttttgtttttgtttttgtttttgtttttgtttttgtttttgtttttgtttttgtttttgtttttgtttttgtttttgtttttgtttttgtttttgtttttgtttttgttttgtttttgtttttgtttttgtttttgtttttgtttttgtttttttttttgtttttgtttttgtttttgtttttgtttttgtttttgtttttgtttttgtttttgttttgtttttgtttttgtttttgtttttgtttttgtttttgtttttgtttttgtttttgtttttgtttttgtttttgtttttgtttttgtttttgtttttgtttttgtttttgtttttgtttttgtttttgtttttgtttttgtttttgtttttgtttttgtttttgtttttgtttttgtttttgtttttgtttttgtttttgtttttgttttgtttttgtttttgtttttgtttttgtttttgtttttgtttttgtttttgtttttgtttttgtttttgtttttgtttttgtttttgtttttgtttttgtttttgtttttgtttttgtttttgtttttgtttttgtttttgtttttgtttttgtttttgtttttgtttttgtttttgtttttgtttttgtttttgtttttgtttttgtttttgtttttgtttttgtttttgtttttgtttttgtttttgtttttgtttttgtttttgtttttgtttttgttttgttaactgAACTAAGTGGCAAGATAGCACGAACCAAGCAAATAGTGCCTCTACCACAACTGGGAGTTCGTCGACTTAACAACACTCTCAACGCAATGCGCAACGATGTCGATTCTAGAATTTGATTTGCATTCGATTGGACAAGCGAGCGCGCAAGCTTCCGCTTGAAACTAGCCGTTACCAATCGGCAGCCAATTCCAGGTTCCCAGTCCGGCTTTGTGGGGCAAACGGTCAACATGGCGCTGGTGCTCAAATCGTTGTACGATGGGTGGAATCGAAACTTTCACGAAAATCAGGGTAGGTGTTTGGGCATTGTGGGTGGGTTTCGTcggatattttcaaattgaataccGGTTTCAGATCTTCGCAGTGCGGACTACTTCCTGATGAATCCACCGTGGTTTCCGTTCGTTCTGGTTGCCGGATATCTGTACTTTGTGCTGGACTTTGGACCCAAGTTTATGGCCAACCGAAATCCGTTCAATTTGAAGAAGTTGATCCTGGTGTACAACGTGGTACAAGTGCTGATAAACCTGGTGATGTTCGTGCTGGTATGTCTTGTTGAGGTCTTGGAAGATCGGTGTCTCAGCAGCTTCCCATTTGCAGGCTTTCCGGCTGTTGGTCAAGATACGAGCATCCCTCACATGCCAACCCGTCAACTACTCCACAGATCCAGATGGAATGATGGAACTGAACCTGGTGTACAGTTACTACCTGCTGAAGGTGTCCGACCTCGCCGATACCGTGCGTACTCCAAACCTCTAGCCACGTTGTTCACTCATAAATCCCAAAATTCCCCTCAAAAGGTGTTCTTCGTGCTGCGCAAAAAGCAAAGCCACGTGTCCTTCCTGCACGTGTACCACCACAGCGGGGTCCTGCTCGGAGCGTACGTGTACGTGCGATTCGTGCCCGGTGGCCACGGGGCCATGCTCGGCATCTGGAACACCGCCATCCACGCCGTCATGTATCTGTACTTTGCGCTCACGATCCAGTGGCCCGAGCTGACCCGCGGAGCCCACTGGAAGCGCTACATCACGGTGCTGCAGATGGTCCAGTTTGGCTACCTGACGGTGCACTTTGGGGTTCCGATCGTGCTCGGGTACGAGTGCGGCATCGGCAAGTTCTGGCTGTGGCTGCCGATGATCCAGAACGTGTTCATGCTGGTGCTGTTCGGGGACTTTTACCGGCGGACGTATGGCGGGACGAGGAGGAAAGTGGAGTAGTTTTTAAAGAGTTTTTGTTAGGATTAAATAAAGTAATGTTGgacctttttgatttttttttttcttcatttttcaatctACAATACTACAATCTGAAACTCGAAAAAATGACTACAGTCCAAACTCAATAATTTGAAGCCTCAATTatacgaagtttcgattatccaatggtttgtatgggacttcgaataatcgagtctgggctgaaattctgttgaatttcacatttttccgGATGAAAATTTGTCCATGTATTCCATAAgaacagttctctcagattttggtcattcgtttttttgtattcaaccggctgaaatttgtttggtgccttcagtattcccaaagaagccaatttgcatcttTAGTCTGTCCATATAATTGTTCGATACAAATTAGGcggctgttcatacaaaaatgatatagaaaattcaaaaatctgaaccttttgaagtaatttttgatcgctttaatgtcttcggcaaagttgtaggtatagataaagactatactaataaaaaaaattatacacggtttttggtgatttttaatttccttttttggcACATGcagaaaaacactatttttattttttgtatatcttttagaggacatcaaatgccaacttttcaatgatttccagaatgtgcaaaaacggtcaatgatttttatgaatttttgaatcaatactaaatTTTTCGAGATACCGAAAAATTGGTAACAAAACatgttcaactttatttttcgatgtaaaatcgaacttgcaatcaaaaagtactttagtgaaattttgattaagtgcaccgttttcaaggcATCATTtataagaaacttttttttaaaatagtcaaagttattattttttcaaataagtgcccatgtttgtccactttaaaaaatgtgagcaaattctatatattttgcttttttgaacttcctTTGTTtctacccttagttgctgagatactgtCAAGGATTTAaacacaggaaaattgatgttttctaagtctcacccaaacaactcaccataaATCgagactaaaattttaaagggtttGTTTTGCCCATTTTTTCTGtcattttcaatgctttcgtAAAGAATATGTTTTATGGAAATCTAGTTAGTATCAAAGTAAAATGTGTTCCCAAAATTGATCATTAAATATCGTATTtattcgaaagtactcaaatttttataatttgcaatattggtattGGTTGGCGAACGACTGGACATGGCGTACCATAGGTACTTCGAGTACCGCAGGAATAAAATAAACCCACCAAGTGGTCCATTAGCCTCTTGTCCAGTAACTCCGATACCCTGGCCTCCCCGCGGCGCTAGCCGGGATACTAGTAACCATTGGAGAGATCGGGTAACCAACCCCGGTGGGAACTATGGTAGTATGCTGACAGGGAAGGGGGCTCCACCCTCTTCGGAGGGTGTAGCTATACCGTTAGGCCTCGAGAGAAAGgcccccgttacggtgtcgagagaaaaccggagctgggtctcggtagcttcaaggtggcagccccaccccgagactaggtatcgcagccccaatccggctgcataccgaaatcaaaaccattacaaacaatcaagaaggaataaggatccggaacaaacggcatagacctaggcacgaaaaggacaccgattggaaactcggaacatggaactgcagatcgctacgtttcgatgggtatgagtacgctctgttgaacgagctcaaaccccgcaacttcgatgttgtagcGCTGCAAGAGATGTGCTGGAAGGGAGCGAAGATGTGGGAGGATGATGCTTTGGAGCTCACCATGTACCAGAGCGGCGGAGCCGAAAACAAGCTGGGAACTGGCTTCATAGTGTTGGGCAAGATGCGGAGTCGTGTGATAGATTGGGAGCCGATCGACGACCGGATGTGTAGATTGAGGATtaaaggccgtttcttcaactatcacatcttcaacgtacattgcccacacgaggaatcatccgatgccgagaaggaagcgttctacgcgaagctggagtagaagttcgacagctgcccgcagagggacgtcaagatcgtcatcggagatatgaacgcccgcataggaagggaggagatgtacaagccggtgatcgggccgaacagcctgcacaccgtcacgaacgacaacggccagcggtgcatcaacttcgcagcctcccgcggtatggtggtacggagcacattcttcccccggaaagacatccacaaagtcacctggacatcgcctaaccaacgaacaaaaacacaaatcgaccacgtcctcatcgacggccgattcttctcggacatacggaacatccgcacgtaccgcggtgcggacatccactcggaccactacctggtgggtgcAAGCATGCACTCAAAACTGTCGACGACGTATCACCGACGACGGGGCCGGCTCCCACCGCCGTTCAACACCGAGCGGCTGCAGGATACGGCTGCGGCTCAGCACTacgtgcagcagctggaagcgagcctgccaacggaggaggaactcggcgctgcctcgctcaacgatggatggagcagaatatgctcggccatcggcagtgccgctgaagccgcgctaggtggtacggtccgagttggaaagcagcgctggttcgacgaggagtgccagcggctacttgacgagaagaaagcagcttatgcggtgaagctgagagctgcaactgatgagaacgtggccagatacaaacaagcgctgaaacagcagagaacggtcttcaagctcaagaagcgccagctggaagatcgcgatcgcgccgaaatggagcagctgttccggcagaacgagacgcgtaagttctacgagaaagttaaccggtcccgcaaaggctatgcgccgcaagccaacacttgtcgggacgccgagggaaaccttcttatggacaaaggcgaggtgttgaacaggtggcagcagttcttcaacgaacacctcaacggcgatgtagcgcatggagacggatttgaagcccaacttggaccgcccgctgccgacgaacagttcccggcacctgatctggagacggtgaagaaggagatcaggcagctgaagaacaacagggccgtcggtaaagatcggttacccggtgagctcttcaaatatggaggagagcagttggcgagggcgatccacttggtgatttctaTGATCTGGAGGGAAGAGAAACTACCAgcagaatggatggatggtgtcgtgtgccccatctacaaaaagggcgataagctggactgcggcaactaccgcggtatcacgcttatcaacgcggcctataaaatcctctcccagatcctctgccgtctgctgacaccgtacgcacggaggttcgtgggcccctatcaagcggggtttactggcgctcgggccaccacggaccaaattttctcgctccggcagatcctcgagaaatgccgtgagtacaacgtgcccacacatcacatcttcatcgatttcaaggcagcgtacgatacagtcgaccgcgaacagctatggcagatcatgcacgagaacggatttccggacaaactgactcggctgatcaaggctaccttggatcgtgtgatgtgtcacgtgcgagtggcaggggagctagcggaccccttccaatcgcaccaagggttacgacaaggtgacggcttatccaatgcgctgttcaacatcggacttgagggagttgtgcgaagagcgggtatagacacgagaggcacgatttgcaacaggacagtccaacttcttgcttatgcggacgacatcgatattatagcgagagacctagagacggtgaaaagggtttacaccgacttaaagacgcaagcaggacgaattggattggccatgaatacgacgaaaacaaagtacatgaaagggaggggctcaaaggacgttgaccccccaagactcacccctctagctgtggatggcgatgtgctggaggaggtgagcgaattcgtgtacttgggatcgctggtaacggccgacaacgacaccagcttagagatccggactcgtatccactccgcgaatcgcgcctactttggattacggaaaaccttgacatctgatcgagtgcaacgcgccacgaagctgaccctgtacaagacactgattagaccggttgccctctatggccacgagacctggacgctgcggcaagaggacgaacgagcccttggagttttcgaacggaaggtgctgcgaacgatctacggtggagtacgtacagctcagaacgagtggcgaaggcgcatgaaccacgaactgcacgcgctgctgggagaaccgaccatcgtcaccctggcgagaatcgggaggctcaggtgggccggccatgtcgcgaggatggatgaagaccatcctgtcaggatgctctttgaccgcgcgcgaccggatggcggcactggccgaagagcaggagcgcagcgtgcacgatggggtaatcagatcgaggcggacctaagaaagatctgcaacctaggagactggcgaactgcagcccagaaccgagcaatatggaacaaccttcttgatacagcacgggcaccgcgtatggtgttctaagctgtttggtatggtatgtatgtatcaaacgaagcgaatttttgtttgcattttcacGTCATTAgacaattgttttgttttaaactgaaatttacacaaaatatcgtattttttcgaaaatactcaaattttcaaaaattttcaatatgggtatcgagtGAAGcgaaatatgattttatttttcacattaaaagagcttttttttgaaaatactagaatTTTGACAAATAACggtatttttcgaaagtactcaaattttgataatttgcaATGGAGGTATCAAAcggagcgaaattttgtatcctTTTTCACTTTGTAagagtgttttttttggaaaattctaataatttcacaatttaccgtattttttaaaaatacaatatgGGCACCAAACGATGCGAAGTCAAGTTTGATTTTTCACATtatcagagattttttttaataaattgctaaaatttccacaaaattcagtttattttttcaaacataatccagttttttaaattgcactatgggtattaaacgacgCAAAATTGTACATGATTTGAATGATTGTATGAAGCAAGCAAAATTACGCATggcataatttgaaaatttgagtattttcgaaaaatacggtaactTGTGCAATttgttgtatttaaaaaaaactctaaaaaagtgaaaaaataaacaaaatttcgctgattattttcgaaaaatgcacagaaaaaaaatcatgataatattacaATTGGGAAaggtcagaaaaaaggtgttattttacctctggaaatatgtaattttgccacttttatgatgtaatgtcactttttcagtcttaattgaaGTAAAATTATATCATAAAATAGGCaatattcaacttttcaaaattacagcttccaaatttacattattttttacagtgtatggtaatttgtgatttttttaattatttttagaaaaaaaaactttaatagagTGATAAAGCATGCACAATTTCGCTTCGGATGATACCCATaaggcaaattatgaaaatttgagtaccgtcgaaaaatacggtattttgtgaataatttTAAGTCCatctttatattttgaaacctaCGATAAGATTattgccgatagaattatcgaaataacgataactatAACGATGGAACCATCATCGTTATCGTCAGTCGagaatattatcgacgataattttatcgatcaTCAACCTTGCTGATTACGTCAAATTGACCCGCGTACTTTTAACTATTCATTATTTGGAATGCACGAGCCATAACACACATCCAAAGGGAGACAAGTatcttgattttttgccagttttGAAACGGTAAATTGCAgcaatttgaaaattagtttcaatattttttgatgaaaattccgttttttcggaattatttttttacgtgAAATTTCTATCTCGTTACAATTTTGAGCTACAACTCACTGAAATGAGTGATTTGTGTACCGTCCCAATGAcacaagatatcgaaaaatggagctcggattcgtgatcaaggtccaaaattaccccttaggtcaaagtttcacgcaattcGAAGAGGGGCAGagacaactgctgtgtgagttggcaaaatcgtgaaatttctcAATTACACCAATCGTAGTGAGAGTGAGAGAaagttttagtgaacaaaaattacaaaacaaattaaatttgaatcgtTTTCGAAATGCAGCCGCGACACACAAATTGAACACCGTTTAATAAATAAGTAACTTTTACACTCGTGGCAACTTTTTATTAAGATTAATTCATACGATCGCAAAGTTAGTCGTGCTCTGTGCTCAAGCTCGCTCCATCCCCGCAAAGTTGTCAATCCGTGTTCGCGGAGATTGTTTCCCGTGCGAAATTAACATACCTCCTCCCCCTGGCAATGTCCACCCACGCCCAGTTGCTCGAGAGATTCGGAAGTAATAAGCTGCTGCAGGACGACGGTTTTGGTTCATAAAAGTGGACATTAAAAGACGATGtacaacacaacaaaaaaaaagaagcagcaacagcaacagcggAGAAAATTGATTACTCCTGGGGATATGCTTTGAAGAAGAAGCAGCAGCACAATTTGTGGACTTTTGTGGGATATTCCCGGAATGTGTCACTGTTCTCCTGTGTGCAAATACTTGAGTGGGTGGTACAAAGTCGATGGAACGGTAGGGTGGTGCTTCCTCTAAATATGGTTCGATGATTATTGTTCttattataaatttcaaatttctcaaaGTAGGAtgaatacgacaagtgctgaaaaaatcgagaTTTGCAACTAGTTGCACAACTACCGTCAAATTTAGAACCACCCCACACTAGCCTTTCATTTTTCGTGCCACCCTCGGCGGATCTGCCATCTCCTGTTCAGCGCTCGCACAACCAAGGACGGTGCACCGGGATGTGGCCACCCTCCGTTAGTGGGCACCACTCCCACGCGGGATATCCGCTGCCGGTAAGCCACTTGACGATCAGGAacaacacacagaaaaaaaactttgatgagTTGACCATTTTTTCCCCTTCGGGGTGTGTGCTGACGAACCATTTGCGTACATTAAGCGGGCGCTGTCATTTGGGGCGGTTGAATACGCTAGAGAGTTGTcgaaattattcaaatgttgGCTGTAATAAAAAATGAGAGGAACAAAGAAAAACCACCGGAAAAGTTTATGATAAGAAGCTTAATTTGCAATGGAAATTTCCAGTTTGCGGTGAGCATATGTTGGAAAGTGTTTttagagtgattttttttattttcactcttgtaatttcagtaattttggaGCCAGCTATGAAATTTAAACTAGAcgatttgaaatgtatgaaagtCTCTCTGTATAGAAAAAAGCACTCTTCTTAAAAGCTCGTAGACCACTCTTTGAAGCGGTTGAActtaatattatgaaaattattgaCTAAAAATGTCATCCAACTCTTTAAAGTCAGACCCAATTCAGGTGGGTCAGACCGGACTTCGGATcttcatgtaaattttcaaaaataaaattaaaatcaaataatcaaGTCTTAGCCAAATAAGAGCACCAGGAGTAAAAAGAAAGTTTGACAAGGCGatgaataatttattgaaattttgtgagTACTTGATTTTTGAGAAACTATTTTGACTAAACACCAAAATAAGAAACTAAACATCAAGTCATCAAAAATCGGTGGAGCTAAACAATAATTTATatagttgaaaatttttcaaaatgtttattttgcgaaaaaaaaacttgagaaaATATTACCTATCTGGAATCAATAATTTCTATCAAgcagtaaaaataaataaaatatcacaaCAAACCAAATCAAGCAATaatgttgtttttaaatatgtcatgatctcaaaacaaaaaagaacataaTACATAGCATCAAATTTATAATAGCTATATAAGGACCGATGtacgttaaaaataaataaaagcatgcatgatttttaaactttgcacGAAGATCCCAAATGGCCCAATTAATAATATAAATTTGATTGACATACAACTTTATAGAAATGTTGATGTAAACATATTGATATATTTATAAgcatttttcaataatattttttgatgataaaattatattcatttttaatttttgttgttgtcgatcaactaaattcaaatgatttttgtacaCACATGCTTATGCAGAGGAATGCATTATAAAATGATTAAAACTGATTGCactttaatttgatttgaagtttattgaaaaatgtttgttttgctcCCTGATATTCAAGCTAAGGGGCGAcagaaactttgattttttttttgcaacagccttaactttttttctgattaTCATTTCTAATAGTTTTCCAAaaacaatcattaaaaaatttatttttttttgtatttttatctataaaaaatgtttttttattaataacttCCTTTTTActcgaaattcaaaattatttttgttatttaaaaaaaaatctaagatgaTATTTATAATAcaataaaatttgctttttgaaga from Culex quinquefasciatus strain JHB chromosome 3, VPISU_Cqui_1.0_pri_paternal, whole genome shotgun sequence includes:
- the LOC6050792 gene encoding elongation of very long chain fatty acids protein AAEL008004, producing MALVLKSLYDGWNRNFHENQDLRSADYFLMNPPWFPFVLVAGYLYFVLDFGPKFMANRNPFNLKKLILVYNVVQVLINLVMFVLAFRLLVKIRASLTCQPVNYSTDPDGMMELNLVYSYYLLKVSDLADTVFFVLRKKQSHVSFLHVYHHSGVLLGAYVYVRFVPGGHGAMLGIWNTAIHAVMYLYFALTIQWPELTRGAHWKRYITVLQMVQFGYLTVHFGVPIVLGYECGIGKFWLWLPMIQNVFMLVLFGDFYRRTYGGTRRKVE